From Halotia branconii CENA392, the proteins below share one genomic window:
- a CDS encoding polysaccharide biosynthesis/export family protein, with protein sequence MFIVSNYQMRAFIALCFVSFQAGVFLTTTVKPANAQTLPSLKTQPEQPILFPPGAVQRQLPSPPPTTDTAPVGTNDEASSQLSRYLLGPGDVIGVVFQRPSGPYRLGPGDAVSVVVQRFPDLSFQAPINPEGNIIVPLLGTVSLQGLTLSEAQEKIRALLNRYVIDPVIVLSLIGQRPDLSFQAQISPEGNIVVPQVGLLSLQGLSLEEAQEKIRLSLSKVEVDPMLVVSLVSPRPVQITITGEVFRPGIYGVASATPRVADALLTAGGSTMSADLRQIKVRRKLIDGSVISQNIDLYAVLQNDGSLPSLRLQDGDAIVVPRREVGTDDSYDRNLVARSSLAVPQIRVRVLNYAAGGIVTQALPNGSTFVDALGGINLDTANLRDIALVRFDPERGRAVTQKLDAKKALAGDAAQNVALQDNDVIVVGRNLIAKITNVLGTITRPFFDIRSFIRFFDFLGGGSN encoded by the coding sequence ATGTTTATAGTTTCCAATTATCAGATGCGTGCATTCATCGCCCTGTGTTTTGTGAGTTTTCAGGCAGGTGTTTTCTTAACAACTACTGTCAAACCTGCTAATGCTCAAACTTTACCATCTCTAAAAACACAGCCAGAGCAGCCTATCTTGTTCCCGCCTGGTGCTGTTCAAAGGCAATTACCCTCACCTCCACCAACTACTGATACTGCACCTGTAGGTACTAATGACGAAGCTTCTTCTCAACTTAGTCGCTATCTCTTAGGCCCAGGAGATGTCATAGGTGTCGTGTTTCAACGTCCTTCCGGCCCTTATCGTTTAGGACCAGGAGATGCAGTCAGTGTTGTGGTTCAGCGCTTTCCAGATTTGAGTTTTCAAGCCCCAATCAATCCCGAAGGCAACATTATTGTGCCACTTCTCGGCACAGTCTCACTACAAGGTTTAACTTTGTCGGAAGCACAAGAAAAAATTCGGGCGTTGCTTAATCGTTATGTTATTGATCCAGTAATAGTTTTATCTTTAATCGGGCAGCGTCCGGATTTGAGTTTTCAAGCCCAAATTAGTCCAGAAGGCAACATTGTTGTGCCACAGGTAGGATTACTATCCTTACAAGGCTTGAGTTTAGAAGAAGCACAAGAGAAAATTCGCTTGAGTTTAAGTAAGGTTGAGGTCGATCCGATGCTGGTGGTATCACTGGTATCGCCCAGACCAGTACAAATTACCATTACTGGGGAAGTATTTCGACCAGGAATTTATGGTGTAGCCTCAGCAACTCCTCGTGTCGCCGATGCTTTGCTTACTGCTGGCGGTTCTACGATGTCCGCAGACCTACGGCAAATAAAAGTGCGGCGGAAGTTGATTGATGGTTCTGTAATTTCACAAAATATTGATTTGTATGCAGTATTACAAAATGATGGTTCACTACCGAGTTTACGTTTGCAAGATGGCGATGCCATAGTTGTACCACGGCGTGAGGTTGGCACTGATGACAGTTATGATCGCAATTTAGTAGCACGGTCATCTTTGGCTGTACCACAGATTAGAGTCCGAGTTTTAAACTACGCGGCAGGAGGAATTGTAACTCAAGCGCTGCCTAATGGTAGTACTTTTGTTGATGCTTTGGGAGGAATCAATTTAGATACTGCCAATCTCCGAGACATTGCCTTGGTTCGTTTTGATCCAGAACGAGGTCGAGCTGTTACCCAAAAACTTGATGCTAAAAAGGCACTTGCTGGTGATGCGGCTCAAAACGTAGCGCTGCAAGACAATGATGTGATTGTTGTTGGTCGCAACTTAATCGCCAAAATTACTAATGTCCTTGGAACTATTACTCGACCTTTCTTTGATATCCGCAGCTTTATTCGCTTTTTTGACTTCTTAGGCGGCGGCTCCAATTAG
- a CDS encoding peptidase domain-containing ABC transporter produces the protein MASRENPKIDGQTTSELKPLDNESLQLDVLASIPWNQPPLCWLTPAQQTRLQTQLQTRQYRLGEKIWSTAAGGYQFFIVTGKVRLRREVQKFAEQDVGKPLAALQAGDWFGDLQKLAVEYKAVAASKEVVVVWWDTALWAEFSTPEIEEFWLGSEKDQEIKKPADKEIKEEILPLSPASFVAASPVTSHYPFVPGWNTGAACLTMVAQQLENAVKLEWVQRQLKGQRPKNLVEAAEKLGLVLQRLQVNWSDLRQLSFPALLQWKSDSLSTPSWVVAYGVQGANLIIANPLNPDHTCESLPQSVVETAWDGQLWQVELISQQEKFNLSWFTPAVWKFRGLLSEVLLASFTLQLLGLTTPLITQVVIDKVMVQESLPTLDVMAIALLLVALFEATLGILRLFIFTHTARRLDLSLSAQLFRHLMRLPLAYFESRRVGDTVARVQELEQIRQFLTGTALTVILDSIFAVVYLALMFYYNIPLTFVALAVLPLFATLTIVATPILRNWLNETFNRNADSQSFLVETVTGIHSVKAHAAEPVARDRWEGLFARFIRTGFKASTTSNISSNIGDFLTNFSSLLILWFGAKLVIDQKLTIGQLVAFQMLSGRVTGPLLRLVQLWQNLQQVLLSVDRIGDILNVAPEAEPGTGLVLPPLKGQVSFEQVFFRYQPNVEPVLKGISFNAEPGQFVGIVGRSGSGKSTLSKLLQRLYQIESGRILIDGFDIKSADLASLRQQISVVLQEDFLFNGSILENITLGNPDISAEQVVEAARLAVAHDFISQLPYGYETNVGERGTALSGGQRQRIALARLFLSQAPILVLDEATSALDSETEQQVLQNLHKISAGRTVFLIAHRFAPLKRADLILVLEQGIIAERGTHSQLLQQKGLYWSLYQRQQANI, from the coding sequence ATGGCTAGCAGAGAAAATCCAAAAATTGACGGTCAAACTACAAGTGAGCTAAAACCTCTGGATAATGAATCTCTACAATTAGATGTGCTAGCTTCTATACCTTGGAACCAACCACCTCTATGCTGGCTGACTCCTGCACAACAAACTCGATTGCAAACTCAGTTGCAAACCCGTCAGTATCGGCTTGGTGAAAAAATTTGGTCAACCGCAGCAGGTGGTTATCAGTTCTTCATTGTGACTGGAAAAGTCCGCTTGCGAAGAGAAGTTCAAAAATTTGCAGAACAAGATGTTGGTAAACCTTTGGCAGCCTTACAAGCGGGTGATTGGTTTGGTGATTTACAAAAGCTGGCTGTAGAGTACAAAGCTGTCGCTGCTAGTAAAGAAGTTGTAGTAGTGTGGTGGGATACAGCCTTATGGGCAGAATTTTCTACACCCGAAATTGAGGAGTTCTGGCTGGGGTCAGAAAAAGATCAAGAAATCAAAAAACCAGCAGATAAGGAGATTAAGGAAGAGATTTTACCTTTGTCCCCCGCTAGTTTTGTTGCTGCTTCTCCTGTAACATCACATTATCCTTTTGTACCGGGCTGGAATACAGGTGCTGCTTGTTTAACAATGGTGGCGCAACAGCTCGAAAATGCTGTGAAATTGGAGTGGGTGCAACGTCAACTGAAAGGACAACGCCCGAAAAATCTTGTAGAAGCAGCCGAAAAGTTAGGGTTAGTATTGCAGCGATTGCAAGTGAATTGGAGTGATTTACGGCAATTATCATTTCCAGCCTTATTACAGTGGAAATCAGACTCACTCTCGACTCCTTCTTGGGTGGTAGCCTATGGAGTTCAAGGCGCTAATTTAATTATTGCTAATCCTCTAAATCCCGATCATACTTGCGAAAGTCTGCCTCAGTCGGTAGTTGAGACTGCTTGGGATGGACAACTTTGGCAAGTAGAACTAATATCTCAGCAAGAAAAGTTTAATCTTAGTTGGTTTACCCCAGCAGTTTGGAAATTCCGGGGATTGCTGAGTGAAGTGTTATTAGCATCTTTTACCTTGCAGCTTTTGGGGTTAACGACACCACTAATTACGCAAGTCGTCATTGACAAAGTAATGGTGCAGGAGAGTTTACCAACTCTCGATGTCATGGCGATCGCTTTATTATTGGTAGCCTTATTTGAGGCTACACTTGGCATTCTGCGATTATTTATTTTCACCCATACAGCGCGTCGCTTAGATTTAAGTTTATCAGCACAATTATTTCGCCACCTCATGCGTCTGCCTTTAGCTTATTTTGAGTCGCGGCGTGTTGGTGACACAGTAGCTAGAGTTCAAGAACTAGAACAAATTCGTCAGTTTCTTACAGGTACTGCATTAACTGTAATTTTAGATAGCATCTTTGCCGTGGTGTATCTGGCATTGATGTTTTACTATAATATCCCGTTGACATTTGTCGCTTTGGCAGTGCTGCCGTTGTTTGCCACTTTGACGATAGTTGCTACACCCATCCTGCGTAACTGGCTGAACGAAACTTTTAACCGCAATGCTGATAGTCAATCGTTTTTAGTAGAGACAGTCACAGGAATCCACTCAGTTAAAGCTCATGCAGCAGAACCAGTAGCACGCGATCGCTGGGAAGGCTTATTTGCTCGTTTTATCCGCACTGGTTTCAAAGCCTCAACTACTTCTAACATTAGCAGCAACATTGGTGACTTTCTCACCAATTTTTCTTCTTTGCTGATTCTGTGGTTTGGGGCTAAGTTGGTGATCGATCAAAAGCTAACTATTGGTCAGTTGGTAGCGTTTCAAATGTTGTCTGGAAGAGTTACAGGCCCTCTTTTACGGTTAGTACAGTTGTGGCAAAATCTCCAACAAGTCCTACTTTCTGTAGACCGCATTGGAGACATTCTTAACGTTGCTCCCGAAGCTGAACCCGGAACAGGTCTAGTTTTACCTCCTCTCAAAGGTCAAGTTAGCTTTGAGCAAGTCTTTTTTCGCTATCAACCAAACGTTGAACCTGTCCTCAAAGGTATTTCTTTCAATGCAGAACCAGGGCAGTTTGTGGGTATTGTCGGACGTAGTGGTTCTGGTAAAAGTACCCTTTCTAAGCTTTTGCAACGTCTCTATCAAATTGAATCAGGACGCATTCTCATTGATGGATTTGATATTAAAAGTGCCGATTTAGCTTCACTGCGACAACAAATCAGTGTAGTTCTCCAAGAAGACTTTTTATTCAACGGTTCCATCTTAGAAAATATCACTCTTGGTAATCCCGACATTAGTGCAGAGCAAGTAGTAGAAGCTGCCAGACTAGCTGTAGCCCATGACTTCATCAGTCAATTACCTTACGGTTATGAAACTAACGTTGGTGAACGAGGAACAGCTTTATCTGGTGGACAAAGACAACGCATTGCTCTAGCACGATTATTTCTTTCCCAAGCGCCAATTTTAGTTTTGGATGAAGCTACCAGTGCTTTAGATAGTGAAACAGAACAACAAGTACTACAAAACCTACACAAAATTTCCGCCGGACGTACTGTGTTCCTAATTGCTCACCGCTTTGCTCCCCTCAAACGTGCTGATTTGATTTTGGTTTTAGAGCAAGGCATCATCGCCGAACGCGGTACTCATTCACAGTTGTTGCAACAAAAGGGTTTGTACTGGTCACTATATCAACGGCAGCAAGCAAATATTTGA
- a CDS encoding GumC family protein, translating to MTPPIVKRYFIAFEKYKWIGLASFALVVAGSTVVAIQPAPPTTYVADGALTYNRPPVSFSATGSEIQQQGQELSQEVLLSDQIIESVAAKVNVQPKTIGTSVALNLPEKNRAGELTSTIINLKYKDTDPKRAQEVLQELMQAMVNLSGEINTRRLTAIIQKINERVPQAKSELQAAEKKLEQYDRIQRPAILAAENGTLLAAVTSSQNQQRQIQLTISGIDAQIRSLQDKLGLNVGQAYVSSALSADPILAGLRSQIYQTESQIALLRKDLRPEHPNMIQLQRQKQAIEELLQQRAAEVVGGGGTAAPLANNVTGIRAQSSLDPARQQLANQMVALQTQRETLQQQFAEQIREEAKLRQEYSQIPNKQLERSRLEQEVGLKKAVYDQMQTKLTDAQTAEAETVSSLSIARLPVVIADVKKQNNPIVTLGVGSFLGLLVGGGVIFLLGALENTFKTHEDIRNSFKQREVALLGEVPLMPVEDVDPAAMPILLSHDSPYLEFYEKLRSNLRRIGGKDLKVLLITSTISQEGKTVSAYNLGIATARAGKRTLIIETDLRSPSRATSLKVTPDPDASVEPLRYYARLSECIRLVPDVENLYIIPSPGPVRQSAAILESSEMRRLIEDARERYDFVILDTTPLSVSNDPLLIQPYSDGIVLVARPNYTQENMLGEAIDQLVEAELGLLGGITNGADIAVFVPSSDETSLVSSSHLEDSEEVSAGAGKN from the coding sequence ATGACCCCACCAATTGTTAAACGCTATTTTATTGCTTTTGAAAAGTACAAATGGATTGGATTAGCCAGTTTTGCTTTAGTTGTAGCAGGGTCAACGGTCGTTGCCATACAGCCCGCACCACCAACTACTTATGTAGCAGACGGCGCACTCACTTACAATCGTCCACCAGTATCGTTTTCTGCTACTGGGAGTGAAATTCAGCAACAAGGTCAAGAACTCAGCCAAGAAGTTTTGCTATCAGACCAAATTATTGAATCGGTGGCGGCAAAAGTTAATGTTCAACCAAAAACGATTGGCACAAGTGTCGCTCTCAATTTGCCAGAAAAAAATAGGGCTGGAGAATTAACATCTACAATCATTAATCTTAAATATAAAGATACTGATCCCAAGCGCGCCCAAGAAGTTTTGCAAGAATTAATGCAAGCAATGGTTAATCTGAGTGGTGAGATTAATACAAGGCGATTAACAGCAATTATTCAAAAAATCAATGAACGTGTACCACAGGCTAAGTCAGAACTACAAGCAGCGGAGAAGAAGTTAGAACAGTACGATCGCATCCAACGACCAGCAATATTAGCAGCTGAAAATGGTACTTTATTAGCAGCAGTTACTAGTAGCCAAAATCAACAACGGCAAATTCAATTAACTATTTCTGGGATTGATGCCCAAATTCGCAGTTTACAAGACAAGCTAGGCTTAAATGTCGGCCAAGCTTATGTTTCCTCTGCTTTGAGTGCTGATCCAATTTTGGCTGGCTTGCGATCGCAAATCTACCAAACTGAATCGCAAATCGCTTTGCTGCGTAAAGACTTGCGGCCTGAACACCCAAACATGATTCAGTTGCAGCGTCAAAAACAAGCAATTGAAGAATTACTGCAACAACGCGCTGCGGAAGTTGTAGGAGGCGGGGGTACAGCGGCTCCTTTAGCTAATAATGTCACAGGTATCCGCGCCCAAAGCAGTCTCGACCCAGCTAGGCAGCAGTTAGCCAACCAGATGGTAGCGTTACAAACTCAACGAGAAACGCTACAACAACAATTCGCTGAACAAATTCGAGAAGAGGCAAAATTACGGCAAGAATATTCTCAGATACCTAATAAGCAATTAGAGCGATCGCGTTTAGAGCAGGAGGTGGGACTGAAAAAAGCCGTTTATGACCAAATGCAGACGAAGCTAACTGATGCTCAGACCGCAGAAGCAGAAACCGTTAGTAGTCTCAGTATTGCTAGGCTTCCTGTTGTCATTGCCGATGTGAAAAAACAGAATAATCCCATTGTCACTTTGGGCGTTGGTAGTTTCTTGGGCTTGTTAGTTGGCGGTGGTGTCATCTTCTTATTGGGGGCTTTAGAAAATACCTTCAAAACCCACGAAGATATCCGCAACAGTTTCAAGCAACGGGAAGTGGCTTTGTTGGGAGAAGTGCCTTTAATGCCAGTTGAGGATGTAGATCCAGCAGCAATGCCAATATTACTGTCTCACGATTCTCCCTATTTAGAGTTTTACGAAAAGTTACGCAGCAATTTACGCCGAATTGGTGGTAAAGATTTGAAAGTACTGCTGATTACCAGTACCATTAGCCAAGAAGGTAAGACTGTAAGTGCTTATAACTTGGGTATAGCTACCGCCCGTGCTGGCAAAAGAACCTTAATTATTGAAACAGATTTGCGATCGCCCTCTCGTGCTACATCTTTGAAGGTTACTCCTGACCCTGATGCTAGTGTTGAACCTCTACGCTACTATGCCAGGTTAAGTGAATGTATCCGCTTAGTTCCTGATGTAGAAAATTTATACATAATTCCCAGTCCTGGGCCGGTGCGTCAATCTGCTGCCATCCTTGAATCAAGTGAAATGCGGCGACTGATAGAGGATGCCCGCGAACGTTATGACTTTGTGATTTTGGATACTACCCCTCTGAGCGTATCCAATGATCCTTTATTAATCCAGCCCTATAGTGATGGCATAGTTCTTGTAGCACGACCCAACTACACACAAGAAAATATGTTAGGTGAAGCTATTGATCAATTGGTTGAAGCTGAACTGGGGCTGTTGGGTGGAATTACTAATGGTGCTGATATTGCCGTTTTTGTGCCTTCTTCAGACGAAACCTCATTAGTTTCTTCATCTCATTTAGAAGATTCAGAAGAAGTTTCGGCTGGTGCTGGCAAAAACTAA
- a CDS encoding DegT/DnrJ/EryC1/StrS family aminotransferase has product MNKITMKVPFVDFNSQHQPIKTQLYQAIHTVLEQGDFILGQALADFESAFAAASGTAYGVGVASGTDAIALGLQACNIGAGDEVILPANTFIATLIGVLRTGAKPVLVDCDPKTALIDLEAAARAITSQTKAIIPVHLYGQMVSPQQLLDFAKTYKLLIFEDAAQAHLAEREGYRAGSVGIAAAFSFYPSKNLGAFGDGGMLLTRDLDVAQKMVRLRNYGASQKYFHTESGTNSRLDTLQAAVLLEKLPYLPQWNSDRLSIAQQYDSELAPLASAGIIPMQNHSGTGHVYHLYVIKVDDACLLERQQIQDKLNADGIQTGIHYPIPCHLQPAFTYLGYQPGDFPQAEKLAKQILSLPMYPGLSSSQIKEVVAAIASITLTSSNTENSSSTPVSSIVG; this is encoded by the coding sequence ATGAATAAAATAACTATGAAAGTTCCTTTTGTAGATTTTAACTCACAACATCAACCTATTAAAACTCAGCTATATCAGGCAATTCATACAGTATTGGAACAAGGAGACTTTATTCTAGGACAAGCACTTGCAGATTTTGAATCTGCATTTGCTGCTGCGTCTGGCACAGCTTATGGAGTAGGTGTGGCATCAGGAACAGATGCGATCGCTCTCGGTTTGCAAGCATGTAATATTGGTGCAGGTGATGAGGTAATTTTACCAGCCAATACCTTTATCGCCACATTAATTGGGGTATTACGTACCGGGGCAAAACCAGTTTTAGTAGATTGCGATCCTAAAACAGCTTTAATTGATTTAGAAGCAGCCGCAAGGGCAATTACATCCCAAACCAAAGCAATTATTCCTGTACATCTCTATGGTCAGATGGTATCGCCTCAACAATTATTAGACTTTGCTAAAACCTATAAATTATTAATTTTTGAAGATGCAGCCCAAGCGCATTTAGCCGAAAGAGAGGGATATCGGGCTGGTTCGGTGGGAATAGCCGCAGCTTTTAGCTTTTATCCCAGCAAGAATTTAGGTGCATTTGGCGATGGGGGGATGCTATTGACACGAGATCTAGATGTAGCCCAAAAGATGGTACGTTTGCGAAATTATGGTGCATCCCAAAAATATTTTCATACCGAATCAGGTACGAATAGTCGTTTAGATACATTACAAGCGGCAGTGCTACTAGAGAAATTACCATATTTGCCCCAATGGAATAGCGATCGCCTGAGTATTGCTCAGCAGTACGATAGTGAATTAGCACCCTTAGCATCTGCGGGTATTATCCCGATGCAAAACCACAGTGGTACAGGGCATGTTTATCATCTTTATGTGATCAAAGTTGATGATGCTTGTTTACTAGAACGCCAGCAAATTCAAGATAAACTCAACGCAGATGGCATTCAAACTGGTATTCACTATCCTATTCCCTGTCATCTCCAGCCAGCATTTACTTACTTAGGCTATCAACCAGGAGACTTTCCCCAAGCAGAAAAGTTAGCCAAGCAAATATTATCGTTACCGATGTATCCTGGTTTAAGTAGTAGTCAAATCAAGGAAGTTGTAGCAGCGATCGCTAGTATAACTTTGACAAGCTCAAATACAGAAAACTCATCTTCTACACCCGTTAGCAGCATAGTAGGATAA
- the crtB gene encoding cyanoexosortase B yields the protein MALQQQIKNRTTPQLVNIAILGVLVLLYFPILLHWLNGWLYKSISIEHEYFSHGIIGLPFAVYLIWMNRKKWQRLPDNTNPLGAILLLIGGVFYLSGVTEWVNLSFPTILTGLCLWFKGIQGLRLQGFPLLLIFLATPTALPYLIAPYTLPLQNFIAGTAGFILNQFGMEVTVDEMNIYVGGRIVEVAPYCAGLKMLFTTLYVSLMLLYWTGALSSRRTTTWFLSVAIVISIIANIIRNTLLTFFHGTGREGAFQWLHEGWGGDVYSALMLLSLVPLLNWINSYFSAVSEIQEENSN from the coding sequence ATGGCACTTCAGCAACAGATTAAAAATAGAACCACGCCACAATTAGTCAATATAGCAATTTTAGGTGTTTTGGTACTGCTCTATTTTCCTATATTGCTACATTGGTTAAACGGTTGGTTGTATAAAAGTATCAGTATAGAACACGAATATTTTAGCCACGGCATTATCGGTCTACCATTTGCTGTTTACCTGATTTGGATGAACCGTAAAAAGTGGCAACGTCTACCAGATAATACTAATCCTCTGGGTGCTATTTTACTTTTAATAGGGGGAGTGTTTTATTTGAGTGGTGTTACAGAGTGGGTTAATCTATCTTTCCCTACTATCTTGACGGGATTGTGCTTGTGGTTCAAGGGCATACAAGGCTTACGATTACAAGGATTTCCTCTACTACTAATATTTCTAGCAACTCCCACAGCATTACCTTACCTGATTGCTCCCTATACTTTGCCTTTGCAAAACTTCATTGCAGGTACAGCTGGTTTTATTCTCAATCAGTTTGGCATGGAAGTTACTGTCGATGAAATGAACATATACGTAGGCGGACGGATTGTAGAGGTTGCACCTTATTGTGCAGGACTAAAAATGTTGTTTACTACTCTCTACGTTAGCTTGATGCTACTTTATTGGACTGGTGCATTATCTTCGCGTCGTACCACTACTTGGTTTTTATCTGTGGCGATCGTTATTAGTATCATTGCTAATATCATTCGTAATACTTTACTCACATTTTTTCACGGCACAGGTCGAGAAGGGGCTTTTCAATGGCTGCATGAGGGTTGGGGTGGCGATGTTTATTCTGCTTTGATGCTGCTGTCATTAGTACCTCTGCTGAATTGGATTAACAGTTATTTTTCAGCAGTTTCAGAAATTCAGGAAGAAAATAGCAATTAA
- a CDS encoding rhomboid family intramembrane serine protease, with protein MFPLYDQNPTRITPYFTYGVIGMNILVFLHEVSLSNKQLESFLQLYAVIPQQLTANFADEWTTLFTSQFLHGGWWHLISNMVFLWVFGNNIEDRLGHLKYLIFYLSCGALAALCQWFIAMNSTIPSLGASGAIAGVLGAYIIRFPHARITTLIFLGFFVTTFRVPALVMIGIFFIQNLISGFASLQAAANMSVETGGVAYWAHIGGFVFGMILGPLFGLFRSDYD; from the coding sequence GTGTTTCCCCTTTACGACCAAAATCCGACGCGAATCACCCCGTACTTTACTTATGGGGTGATTGGTATGAATATTTTAGTTTTTCTCCATGAAGTTAGTCTGTCAAATAAACAGTTAGAGTCATTTTTACAGCTTTATGCAGTCATACCACAACAGTTAACTGCTAATTTTGCCGATGAATGGACGACTTTATTCACGTCGCAATTTTTACATGGCGGTTGGTGGCACTTGATCTCGAATATGGTTTTTCTCTGGGTATTTGGCAATAATATTGAAGACCGCTTGGGTCATCTTAAATATTTGATCTTTTATTTGTCGTGTGGTGCTTTAGCCGCTCTGTGTCAATGGTTTATTGCGATGAACTCTACAATTCCTTCTTTAGGAGCAAGTGGGGCAATTGCTGGGGTTTTGGGCGCGTATATTATTCGCTTTCCTCATGCTAGAATTACGACTTTAATTTTCTTAGGCTTTTTCGTGACTACCTTCAGGGTTCCTGCACTGGTAATGATCGGAATTTTCTTTATCCAAAATTTGATATCTGGTTTTGCTAGCCTACAAGCAGCCGCTAATATGAGTGTGGAAACAGGTGGAGTCGCTTACTGGGCGCACATTGGCGGCTTTGTTTTCGGGATGATTCTTGGTCCATTGTTTGGGTTGTTTAGAAGTGATTATGACTAA
- a CDS encoding rhomboid family intramembrane serine protease translates to MVPIRDNNPTKITPYVTYGLIAANVLAFLYEASLPPQALNGFLHLAAVVPKELTLSFGGVSVNQPVPEWATLITAQFLHGGFLHLAGNMLFLWIFGNNVEEKLGRAKYLLFYLSCGILASLTQWFFAQDSNIPSLGASGAIAGVMGAYILRFPKAEILGVVPLGFFFPTFRVPAYFFLGFWFIQQAFYGLVSLEAPTNIGMENGGIAYWAHSGGFLFGAILGPLLGLFSDKPEEESWL, encoded by the coding sequence GTGGTTCCCATTAGAGATAATAATCCCACCAAAATCACGCCTTATGTAACTTATGGACTGATTGCTGCTAATGTCCTCGCCTTTCTTTATGAAGCGAGTCTTCCCCCTCAAGCATTAAACGGGTTTTTACATCTTGCCGCTGTAGTTCCCAAAGAACTTACTTTAAGCTTTGGGGGAGTTTCTGTGAATCAACCAGTACCAGAGTGGGCAACTTTAATTACTGCCCAATTCTTGCACGGCGGCTTCTTACACTTAGCTGGCAATATGTTGTTCTTATGGATTTTCGGCAATAATGTTGAAGAAAAGTTAGGTCGTGCTAAATATTTATTGTTCTATTTATCTTGCGGTATTTTGGCATCCTTGACTCAGTGGTTCTTTGCCCAAGATTCTAACATCCCTTCTTTGGGAGCAAGTGGTGCGATCGCAGGTGTTATGGGAGCATACATTCTTCGCTTTCCTAAAGCCGAGATTCTCGGTGTAGTACCTTTGGGGTTTTTCTTTCCCACTTTTCGTGTTCCAGCCTATTTCTTTTTAGGATTTTGGTTTATTCAACAAGCTTTCTACGGACTTGTCAGTTTAGAAGCACCTACAAACATTGGCATGGAAAATGGTGGTATTGCCTACTGGGCTCATTCAGGTGGTTTTTTATTTGGAGCAATTCTTGGCCCGTTGTTAGGTTTGTTTAGCGATAAACCTGAAGAAGAATCTTGGTTATAA
- a CDS encoding cyanoexosortase B system-associated protein, with translation MLSLSKFLQKKQLSHVAVLLLLLLLLVIGGVPGYLTGHWQWKQPPPVTSLKELKQIRNKGLTLPGWQTTDQAEQLVGEHRWSLQVLKQENSQAQAILLLLPQNGPMDQPEVEWTEINGWGRSRWGKWDIAQYRSAQFTVKQTKTAKLKAEVKVEARFFRVSTRQETFAALQWYALPNGGNPLPIHWFLLDQLAQWHKQRAPWVAVNILIPMEPLGQVETTWPLAQSLGETIQATLMTGPL, from the coding sequence ATGCTTTCTTTATCTAAGTTTCTCCAGAAAAAGCAGTTGTCTCATGTAGCGGTGCTTTTATTATTGTTACTGTTGTTAGTCATAGGAGGGGTTCCTGGATATTTGACAGGACACTGGCAATGGAAACAACCACCGCCTGTCACTAGCCTCAAGGAATTGAAACAGATACGTAATAAAGGTTTAACTCTTCCTGGTTGGCAAACTACTGACCAAGCCGAACAATTAGTTGGCGAACACAGATGGTCGTTACAGGTTCTTAAGCAAGAAAATTCTCAAGCCCAAGCAATATTACTTTTACTGCCGCAAAACGGGCCGATGGATCAACCAGAGGTCGAGTGGACTGAAATTAATGGCTGGGGAAGATCTCGCTGGGGGAAATGGGACATAGCTCAATATCGCTCAGCTCAATTCACTGTCAAACAGACCAAAACTGCAAAATTAAAAGCTGAAGTCAAAGTAGAAGCGAGGTTTTTTCGTGTTTCTACAAGACAAGAAACTTTTGCGGCGTTGCAATGGTACGCTCTACCGAATGGTGGCAACCCCTTACCAATACACTGGTTCTTGCTAGACCAACTTGCACAATGGCATAAGCAACGCGCTCCTTGGGTAGCTGTAAATATTCTCATTCCTATGGAACCTTTAGGACAAGTGGAAACTACTTGGCCTTTAGCTCAGTCTCTTGGTGAAACAATACAAGCTACATTAATGACAGGTCCTTTATAA